GAACCCCCATGACGAGAACGCCAATGGCAAACCACAGTGGATCAGCTGTCCACATTAATCCAATCGACACAATACCGAGAGCCAAGATACCAACAAGTGCTGGTGTTCTACTCGCAAACTTCTGCAAAACAATAGGAAATCCAATATTCATGAAGATTTGCACGATTGTCATCCCACTGAGCAATGTCCCTGCTTGAAGAAGCGTCATGCCGTTCGATACCGCAATAGGAACGAGATAGGTCAATACGGAGAAGAATAATGCGGTCTGTAAACCAAAAAAGAGTAGGAAGCTCCATGCCTGTTTACTGCGCCAAGGATCCCTGCCCTTTCGCACAGTTTGCTCTGTCACTTGCTTCACTTCAATTGGATGCGTAGCAGTGATAGCCCACGCTATGATACCGAGAACCGCAATGACCGCCCAAACAGCAAGTGCTAAAGAATAGGACTGATTTTTTTCATAAAAGACACCTGTCAACCCCGTACTCAGCGTCGCCCCCATTCCCATGCCGAATGAATAAATTCCGACGACTACAGCGACATGCAGCGGGAAATATTGTTTGATCAATGCGGATAATAACGGCCCAATGACAGCAATCGCCACACCTGCAATGAAAGCTGTCAATAATAAAACACTAAACGAAGTGACAGAAAACCGCATGCCCGTTGAAACGGCAAGTAACACTAACATCAAGTACATAGTTTTATTCAAGCCGAATGCTTTATTCAGTATCGGTGCCAGCATCGCGAAGACGCCCATGCAAATAACCGGAATAACGGTTAGGAGACTGACTTGAATGTTCGATAACAACAAATCATCACGGATAATGTCGAGCATCGGACCGATGGACGTAATTGCCGGACGTAAGTTGAGCGCGACTATAAAAATCGCAAGTAATAATAGAACTTGGGTCGTTTTAGAGCGCAATACAAAGACTCCTTTAATATATGATACTTATATAACATCTATCCTCATTATATCGTAAAACGAATTTGTAAACAGTACTAGTTCAAACATTCCATTTCACGTAATTTTCATGTATACTAGGAACATTGTGAAATTAGGAGGATATTATCTATGTTAGCAGTTAGTAATTTAAGTCTTCGCTTCGGCGACCGCAAGCTATTCGAAGACGTCAATATACAGTTCAATCCAGGCAATTGCTATGGATTAATTGGAGCGAACGGCGCTGGTAAATCAACATTTGTTAAAATTGTTTCAGGTGAACTTGAACCCCAAACAGGTAATGTGATTCTCGGGAAAGATGAGCGTTTGGCTGTCCTGAAGCAGAACCACTTCGAGTATGAAGAATTCGTAGTAATGGATCTAGTCATCATGGGTCATAAAGAGCTATATGAAGTCATGAAAGAAAAAGACGCGATTTATATGAAGGAAGACTTCTCTGACGAAGACGGCATGCGTGCAGCTGAACTTGAAGGCGAATTCGCAGAGATGAACGGATGGGAAGCAGAATCTGAAGCTTCTGTACTCCTCCAAGGTCTTGGCGTTCCTGAAAGTATGCATCACGCTACAATGGCAGAGCTTGACGGATCAAGCAAAGTTAAAGTATTGCTTGCACAAGCGTTGTTCGGCAAACCAGACGTACTACTACTAGATGAGCCAACAAACAACTTGGATCTCAAAGCAATCCAGTGGCTTGAAGAATTCTTGATCAACTTTGAAAACACTGTCGTAGTCGTTTCTCACGACCGTCATTTCTTGAATAAGGTATGTACACATATCGCCGATCTCGACTTTGGTAAAATCCAGATCTACGCGGGTAACTATGACTTCTGGTACGAGTCAAGTCAATTGGCTTTGAAACTATCCCAAGAATCAAATAAGAAAAAAGAAGAAAAAGTAAAAGAATTACAAGCATTTATCGCACGTTTCAGTGCCAACGCATCAAAATCCAAACAAGCAACGTCTCGTAAAAAGACATTGGATAAAATCGAGTTGGATGATATCAAGCCTTCTTCACGCCGTTATCCATTCGTGAACTTTACAATTGGCCGCGAAATCGGTAACGATGTCTTGACGATCAAAGACGTCACAAAAACAGTCGACGGCAAAACATTTATCAAAGATGCAACCTTTACACTCAATAAAGAGGACAAAGTTGTATTAATCGGTAATCCACTTGCAAAATCTGCTTTACTAGATATGTTAGCTGAAGAAACTGAACCCGATACAGGAGTAATTAAATGGGGCGTGACAACAACTCGTGCCTACTTCCCTATGGATAACTCGAAGTATTTCGAAGGGTCTGAGCCGACGTTAGTCGATTGGCTTCGTCAATACTCTCCTGAAGATGAAACGGAAACATTCTTGCGTGGCTTCCTTGGGCGTATGTTGTTCTCAGGTGAAGAAGTCAAGAAAAAGCCGAACGTCTTATCAGGTGGAGAAAAAGTTCGCTGTATGTTATCGAAAATGATGCTAACAAGCGCAAACGTTCTGTTGCTTGACGAGCCAACAAACCACTTGGACTTGGAATCTATCCAAGCACTTAACAACGGATTGATCGCGTTCAAGGGCGCTATGATCTTCACATCTCATGACCATCAGTTCATCCAAACCATTGCTAATCGTGTAATCGAAATCAATGATGATGGAACAATCTTTGATAAGATGATGACGTACGATGAGTATTTGGAATGGAAAGGTCAAAAAGCTTAATTGGTAGTTGATATAGCAACTCCCTTAGAAGGAAAAACTTCTAAGGGAGTTTTTGCGTTTGATACGAAGAAGTGATAAATTTACATGACGTATAGAAGCCATTGTGTTGTGTTCACTATCATATTAAACCACTAAAACAATAGTCCTCCCTACTTCACATATTATTGTCTCTTTCGCGAATAATTATCTTGTAGTGCTCTGTTCAGTAAGGAAATGGATCGATCAATCTCGAACTTTATAGTATCTTTATAGGCCTTCACTTTCTCCTGATCTCCTATACGGTAGATATAAAGTGTCTGCATCTCCGTCCCCTGCTTGTGGATTGGATGTCTGACAATCAGTCCATCGTTGAGTAAATCATGGAGAGACTTGTACACTTCAGACTTAGTTGGACGGTAACCGAGGTCCCTAAAATGATCTTGAAGGTCATCTAACATCTGTAAACCATACAAATTCCCTTCCTCTGCCTTGTTGAGCATATAGAGCTTCAAAAAAGCTCTCTGTCGAATTACAAAAGTACTCTTCACTGATCTTCCCCTCCTTGATTGCTGTACGTGCGATATATATAGTATACCAAATTATGAGATGCGAGTATTATTATAGCATATAGGGATTAATTGGAACCAGGTTTCGTTAGAACTATATAATATGTTTATAGATGGTTTTATTTGTATATTTGTAAATTAATCATATATTTTGAGATTTGATTGTTTTATTCGTGTTTTTTTGCCAAAATGGTTTTTAGGTTAAAAATCATGTAGTGTAAAGGTTTTTTTAGTGTTCCACTACACTATTAAAGTATTTGCTGAGCCGTTTACCCTGCTCTATTTTTTATTTTTCTGCGAATAGATTTCATTATTGAGGGAATAACACAAAGTAAAGGAGGTTTTCGTTTTGAAACGCAATCTATCGTTTCTACTGTTTGCACTGCTTCTCGTGCTCGCTGGATGCTCAAACAAGCCTACTACGTCGATTGACGGTAAGACTGACTCATCGGAAACGAATCAAAATGGAACGGACGTTGACAAGTCACAACAGCAAAATGGGAACGAGGATGCCAATTTAACCGACGTATCTCTCTTGGATTACTTTCTTCCGGACGGTTCCACCGCACATTATAAAGGTGTCGGTAATGAATTTGCTGAGCTAGACATCACGGTTGCAAGACCTGCGCAAGATTATGTCGTGATACACGAAAACAACG
This window of the Sporosarcina ureae genome carries:
- a CDS encoding CynX/NimT family MFS transporter; protein product: MRSKTTQVLLLLAIFIVALNLRPAITSIGPMLDIIRDDLLLSNIQVSLLTVIPVICMGVFAMLAPILNKAFGLNKTMYLMLVLLAVSTGMRFSVTSFSVLLLTAFIAGVAIAVIGPLLSALIKQYFPLHVAVVVGIYSFGMGMGATLSTGLTGVFYEKNQSYSLALAVWAVIAVLGIIAWAITATHPIEVKQVTEQTVRKGRDPWRSKQAWSFLLFFGLQTALFFSVLTYLVPIAVSNGMTLLQAGTLLSGMTIVQIFMNIGFPIVLQKFASRTPALVGILALGIVSIGLMWTADPLWFAIGVLVMGVPLGGLFPICLLMPMDATDTAEETNSWTAMMQTGGFIIGGILPLLIASLYDYTENHYVTLFVFLVLFVAMLVLALQIGRSAKQSS
- a CDS encoding ABC-F family ATP-binding cassette domain-containing protein; amino-acid sequence: MLAVSNLSLRFGDRKLFEDVNIQFNPGNCYGLIGANGAGKSTFVKIVSGELEPQTGNVILGKDERLAVLKQNHFEYEEFVVMDLVIMGHKELYEVMKEKDAIYMKEDFSDEDGMRAAELEGEFAEMNGWEAESEASVLLQGLGVPESMHHATMAELDGSSKVKVLLAQALFGKPDVLLLDEPTNNLDLKAIQWLEEFLINFENTVVVVSHDRHFLNKVCTHIADLDFGKIQIYAGNYDFWYESSQLALKLSQESNKKKEEKVKELQAFIARFSANASKSKQATSRKKTLDKIELDDIKPSSRRYPFVNFTIGREIGNDVLTIKDVTKTVDGKTFIKDATFTLNKEDKVVLIGNPLAKSALLDMLAEETEPDTGVIKWGVTTTRAYFPMDNSKYFEGSEPTLVDWLRQYSPEDETETFLRGFLGRMLFSGEEVKKKPNVLSGGEKVRCMLSKMMLTSANVLLLDEPTNHLDLESIQALNNGLIAFKGAMIFTSHDHQFIQTIANRVIEINDDGTIFDKMMTYDEYLEWKGQKA
- a CDS encoding helix-turn-helix transcriptional regulator yields the protein MKSTFVIRQRAFLKLYMLNKAEEGNLYGLQMLDDLQDHFRDLGYRPTKSEVYKSLHDLLNDGLIVRHPIHKQGTEMQTLYIYRIGDQEKVKAYKDTIKFEIDRSISLLNRALQDNYSRKRQ